In Sulfitobacter sp. LCG007, the sequence CGGGCGCCGCCGGCGGCGTCGGATCCGTCGCCGTCGCGCTGCTGTCGGCCCTTGGCCACGAGGTCGCGGCGGTGACCGGGCGGCCCGAAACGGCGGAGTATCTGACCGACCTCGGCGCCACCCGGATCGTCCCGCGCGAGGAGCTTGCCGAGACCGTCAAGCGACCGCTCGAGACCGAGACTTGGGCCGGCTGCGTGGATGCCGTCGGCGGCCAGATGCTCGCGCGCGTTCTGGGGCAGATGAAATACGGCGCCTCGGTCGCGGCGGTGGGGCTTGCGGGCGGCACGGCGCTGCCTGCCACGGTGATCCCTTTCCTGTTGAGGGGCGTGAACCTGCTTGGCATCGATTCGGTGATGCAGCCCTACGAGAACCGCTTGCGGGCGTGGGAACGCATCGCGAAGGTGCTGCCGATGGACAAGCTCGACGCCATGGTGAGGACGGCGGCACTGGCGGATCTGCCCCGGCTCGGCCAGGAAATCCTGAAAGGGCAGGTGAAGGGTCGCGTCGTCATCGACGTGAACGCCTGAGCCGTGGGACGACAGCCCGGCTGTGCGGCTTGACCTTGCGGCGTGACCGAAGGACTGTCGGCGCATGATGCTGGATACCGAATTCGTCCGTTCGCAGTTTCCTGCCTTCAGCGTTCCCGCGCTGGAGGGTCA encodes:
- the acuI gene encoding acryloyl-CoA reductase, producing MFRALVVEKDEDSGKTSASVQELAESQLPEADVTVAVEYSTVNYKDGLCIGPGGGLVRKYPHVPGIDFAGVVETSGDDRYKPGDKVVLTGWRVGEAHWGGYAQKARVRADWLVPLPDGIDTRQAMAVGTAGFTAMLAVMALEDHGLQPGHGPVLVTGAAGGVGSVAVALLSALGHEVAAVTGRPETAEYLTDLGATRIVPREELAETVKRPLETETWAGCVDAVGGQMLARVLGQMKYGASVAAVGLAGGTALPATVIPFLLRGVNLLGIDSVMQPYENRLRAWERIAKVLPMDKLDAMVRTAALADLPRLGQEILKGQVKGRVVIDVNA